A window of the Nitrospirota bacterium genome harbors these coding sequences:
- a CDS encoding glycosyltransferase — MKGGRAPEVTVIIPGYNCARYVRECIETILAQSYKNLEIVFVDDGSTDDTPKVVQSFKDAVRYFRRDRPSGGPFIPRNVAIRASRGRYIALIDADDRWLPEKLDRQMEVFGQNPDLGLVYSDSYCYREGRRISRCFDVAPPHRGHVFPDLLVRNFIPGLTPVIPRSVFDAIGLFDERFRTAGDYEYWIRVSRHYPVDFVGAPLAEYRLHADNLSWVYVELQYQEVMTIFQDLLREHPRRIAPHKAVILEHWPKWHRAMARHHFRKRKMGLAVLFYSKYVLKILPGGSPSNNIRSAASAN, encoded by the coding sequence TACTGGCCCAAAGCTACAAGAACCTGGAAATCGTATTTGTAGACGACGGCTCGACCGACGACACGCCGAAGGTGGTCCAGTCCTTCAAGGACGCGGTTCGATATTTTCGGAGGGACAGGCCGAGCGGTGGACCTTTCATCCCCCGCAATGTCGCCATTCGCGCGTCCAGAGGTCGGTACATCGCTCTGATCGACGCGGACGACCGCTGGCTCCCTGAGAAGCTGGACCGCCAGATGGAAGTCTTCGGCCAAAACCCGGATCTCGGGCTGGTGTACTCGGACTCGTACTGCTACCGTGAAGGCCGTCGCATCTCTCGATGCTTCGACGTGGCCCCGCCCCACCGAGGCCATGTCTTCCCCGATCTCCTGGTCCGCAACTTTATTCCAGGGCTGACGCCTGTGATTCCCCGATCGGTCTTCGATGCCATCGGACTATTCGATGAACGATTCCGCACCGCGGGTGACTACGAGTATTGGATCCGCGTGTCACGGCACTACCCGGTCGATTTCGTCGGGGCGCCCTTGGCCGAATACAGACTTCATGCCGACAACCTCAGTTGGGTCTACGTGGAACTCCAATACCAGGAAGTGATGACCATCTTTCAGGATCTTCTGCGCGAGCATCCCCGGAGGATCGCGCCCCACAAGGCCGTGATCTTGGAACACTGGCCGAAGTGGCACCGCGCGATGGCGCGTCATCATTTCCGGAAAAGAAAAATGGGCCTTGCCGTTTTATTCTACTCGAAATATGTGTTGAAGATCCTTCCCGGCGGGTCGCCCTCCAATAACATCCGGAGCGCCGCATCGGCAAACTGA
- a CDS encoding SDR family oxidoreductase has protein sequence MRTLVTGGGGFIGSHLVDSLLAAGHEVDVLDNFCTGRRDNLGKNPMAGKVRVWEKDIAAAVEILPLFKGVDWVFHLAGLADIVPSVENPSAYFHSNVDGTLAVMEAARAARVKRFLYAASSSCYGIPDAYPTPETAPIRPRYPYALTKWLGEEIVLHWAEVYKMPAVSLRLFNVFGPRSRTTGAYGAVFGVFLAQKLNGKPFTVVGDGTQTRDFTYVTDVARAFLQAAESDLSGVPLNIGTGQCHSVNELVGLLGGGPKVRLPRRPGEPDCTHADIARVRELLGWEPLVSFAEGVRRVLERIEDWRDAPVWTAEKIQEATRSWFDSLRAT, from the coding sequence ATGCGGACACTGGTGACCGGGGGCGGGGGCTTCATCGGGAGCCATTTGGTTGACTCTCTGCTGGCCGCAGGACACGAGGTCGATGTCCTTGACAACTTCTGCACCGGTCGTCGGGACAATCTGGGGAAGAATCCAATGGCCGGGAAGGTCCGGGTGTGGGAAAAGGACATTGCGGCCGCGGTCGAGATCCTGCCGCTCTTCAAGGGGGTCGATTGGGTGTTCCATTTGGCGGGATTGGCGGACATTGTGCCCTCGGTGGAGAACCCATCGGCCTACTTTCACTCCAACGTGGATGGGACTCTGGCCGTGATGGAGGCGGCGAGGGCTGCGCGGGTGAAGCGATTCCTGTACGCGGCTTCCTCCTCGTGCTACGGGATCCCGGACGCATACCCTACGCCGGAAACGGCGCCCATCCGTCCCCGATACCCCTACGCCCTGACCAAGTGGCTGGGCGAGGAGATTGTTCTCCATTGGGCGGAAGTCTACAAGATGCCGGCCGTGTCCTTGAGGCTGTTTAACGTTTTCGGACCGAGATCGCGAACCACCGGCGCCTATGGCGCGGTCTTCGGCGTATTCCTGGCCCAGAAGCTGAACGGCAAGCCCTTCACAGTGGTGGGAGACGGGACCCAAACGCGCGATTTCACCTATGTGACGGATGTCGCTCGGGCGTTTCTGCAAGCCGCGGAATCGGATCTCTCGGGGGTGCCCCTGAATATTGGAACCGGGCAATGCCACAGTGTCAATGAATTGGTTGGTCTGCTGGGAGGAGGGCCGAAGGTCCGTCTGCCCCGAAGACCCGGGGAGCCGGACTGTACGCATGCGGATATTGCTCGGGTTCGAGAGTTGTTGGGTTGGGAACCGCTGGTGAGCTTTGCGGAAGGGGTGAGGAGAGTCTTGGAACGAATTGAAGACTGGCGGGACGCACCCGTTTGGACAGCGGAGAAGATCCAGGAAGCGACCCGATCCTGGTTCGACTCCCTGCGCGCGACCTGA
- a CDS encoding NAD-dependent epimerase/dehydratase family protein has product MTTSARPYSIGTALVTGAAGFIGSNLVRLLSQHAERIIALDNLSTGYLDNLDGIPRVKFVQGDVRHPMTVQRAAEGAEVIFHLAAQVGNLRSLEDPVADLDVNVMGTVRLLEAARKMKIPKFIYSSSAAIFGEPVRLPISESHPLAPPTPYAASKLAGEQYALCYSQLHGIGVVCLRYFNVYGPHQRYDAYGNVIPIFARRMHEGGPLRVYGSGKQTRDFVHVADVARANLLAAVTPGTQGVFNIGSGIPTTVNDLVHLIRSLSGSGCEVEYHPARPGEVLHSVSDISAARSVLGYRPHLPLREGLADYLAWSARCQEGQDPVKAVTA; this is encoded by the coding sequence GTGACCACATCCGCCCGGCCGTACTCCATCGGAACCGCCTTGGTAACGGGCGCGGCCGGTTTTATCGGCTCGAACCTGGTCCGTCTCCTGTCCCAACATGCCGAGAGGATCATAGCCCTTGACAATCTGTCCACTGGGTACCTGGACAACCTCGATGGAATTCCTCGTGTCAAGTTTGTCCAAGGCGATGTCCGTCATCCGATGACCGTACAGCGGGCTGCGGAGGGAGCCGAAGTGATCTTCCATTTGGCGGCGCAGGTTGGAAATCTCCGTTCTCTGGAGGACCCGGTTGCGGATCTCGACGTGAACGTGATGGGCACGGTCCGTCTGCTGGAAGCGGCCAGGAAGATGAAGATACCGAAATTCATCTACTCCTCCTCAGCGGCGATCTTCGGCGAGCCGGTCCGTTTGCCCATTTCCGAATCCCACCCGCTCGCCCCTCCGACTCCCTATGCGGCATCGAAATTGGCGGGTGAGCAGTACGCCCTGTGCTATTCGCAACTGCATGGAATCGGGGTCGTCTGCCTCCGCTATTTCAACGTCTACGGGCCCCACCAGCGATACGATGCCTACGGAAATGTCATTCCGATCTTCGCGAGACGGATGCACGAAGGTGGGCCGCTGAGGGTGTATGGGAGCGGGAAACAAACCCGTGATTTCGTTCACGTGGCGGACGTAGCTCGGGCCAATCTCCTGGCCGCCGTCACCCCGGGCACCCAGGGTGTTTTCAACATCGGAAGCGGAATTCCCACCACCGTGAACGACCTCGTTCACCTCATCCGATCCCTCTCGGGGTCGGGCTGCGAAGTAGAGTACCATCCCGCCAGGCCGGGGGAAGTCCTGCACAGCGTGAGTGACATTTCCGCCGCGAGGTCGGTCCTCGGCTACAGGCCCCACCTTCCTCTTCGGGAGGGTCTGGCGGACTACTTGGCCTGGTCTGCGCGATGCCAGGAGGGGCAGGACCCGGTGAAGGCGGTCACCGCATGA
- a CDS encoding SDR family oxidoreductase: MKVLILGGGGMLGHKLWQLSRSRFDTYVTVRQSFEVYAPYHLLEPSKTRTHVDVGRIETVAKTLEAVAPDVVVNCVGVLKQLPEARDPILSIHINALFPHQLAALCSRVDARLIHVSTDCIFSGSRGNYSEDDPADPGDLYAKTKHLGEVAGPSVLTLRASFIGRQLHQSHGLVEWFLSHRGGKVQGYTNVIFNGLTTLSLGRCIADLIEHHPRLSGVYHVSSDPISKHDLLCLLRRAYDLPIQIEPAHDIRVNRSLDSHRFQSATGFSSPSWAEMVETMASDSTPYDLWRQSLAA, from the coding sequence ATGAAAGTGCTGATCCTCGGTGGAGGGGGCATGTTGGGTCACAAGCTCTGGCAGCTTTCCCGGAGCCGGTTCGACACCTATGTGACCGTCCGCCAGAGCTTCGAGGTTTACGCTCCCTACCATCTCCTCGAACCTTCCAAAACGAGGACCCACGTGGACGTGGGCCGGATCGAAACCGTTGCGAAAACGTTGGAGGCCGTCGCACCGGATGTGGTGGTCAACTGCGTGGGGGTGCTCAAGCAACTCCCGGAAGCGCGGGACCCGATCCTCAGCATTCATATTAACGCACTCTTTCCCCATCAACTCGCGGCCCTCTGTTCGAGAGTGGACGCCCGCCTGATCCATGTCAGCACCGATTGTATTTTCTCGGGATCCAGAGGGAACTATTCGGAAGACGATCCCGCCGACCCGGGCGACTTGTACGCCAAAACGAAACACCTCGGCGAGGTGGCGGGACCTTCCGTCCTGACGCTCCGCGCATCCTTCATCGGCCGTCAACTCCACCAGAGCCACGGCCTCGTCGAATGGTTCCTGAGCCACCGCGGGGGCAAGGTCCAGGGATATACGAACGTCATCTTCAACGGCCTGACCACCTTGAGCTTGGGCCGATGCATCGCAGATCTGATCGAGCATCATCCGCGCCTGTCCGGGGTCTACCACGTTTCGTCCGATCCCATTAGCAAGCACGACCTCCTGTGCCTCTTGCGCCGGGCCTACGACCTTCCCATACAGATCGAGCCCGCTCACGATATCCGCGTCAACCGGAGCCTCGACTCCCATCGATTCCAATCCGCCACCGGCTTCTCCTCCCCTTCTTGGGCGGAGATGGTTGAAACGATGGCGTCCGACTCCACGCCCTATGACCTGTGGAGGCAGAGCCTTGCTGCTTGA
- a CDS encoding polysaccharide biosynthesis protein, whose product MLDEKRILVTGGTGSLGQALVRRLLSGEVGTPARITVFSRDEAKQHTMRLEYFRRQAATDEIIYEKARELLRFHVGDVRDYSAVLDAVRESEVIVHAAAMKQVPTCEYFPNEVIRTNVQGAQNVVRSIKENHTSVETVVGVSTDKACKPVNIMGMTKALQERILIQANLDGPHTRFVCVRYGNVVGSRGSVVPLFLDQIERGGPVSITVPEMTRFLLSLDRAVTTVFDALRYSEPGDTLIPKLPAARVTQIAETLIDGRDIPVVHMGIRPGEKVHEILISEEERHRASDRNEYYVIEPVLPELRPKSVRPPALRAEYSSQDVTLDGNGLRALLAPYLPPRKAFGLVA is encoded by the coding sequence CTGCTTGACGAAAAACGCATTCTCGTCACGGGGGGGACCGGTTCATTAGGCCAAGCCCTGGTCCGCCGACTGCTGAGCGGCGAAGTCGGCACTCCGGCGCGTATTACCGTCTTCTCCCGGGACGAAGCCAAACAGCACACCATGCGTTTGGAGTACTTCAGGCGGCAAGCAGCCACGGATGAAATTATTTACGAGAAGGCCCGAGAACTCTTGAGGTTCCATGTGGGCGACGTTCGCGACTACTCGGCCGTGCTGGACGCCGTTCGAGAGTCTGAAGTCATCGTACACGCGGCCGCCATGAAACAAGTTCCAACCTGCGAGTACTTCCCGAACGAAGTCATTCGGACGAACGTGCAAGGCGCCCAAAATGTGGTCCGTTCCATCAAGGAAAACCACACTTCCGTGGAAACGGTCGTCGGCGTTTCAACCGACAAGGCCTGCAAGCCGGTCAATATTATGGGAATGACCAAGGCGCTCCAGGAACGGATCTTGATCCAGGCCAATCTCGATGGTCCCCACACGCGATTCGTCTGTGTGCGCTACGGCAATGTGGTCGGCTCCCGGGGATCCGTGGTGCCCCTTTTCCTCGATCAAATCGAACGAGGGGGACCCGTCTCCATCACCGTCCCGGAGATGACCCGATTCCTTCTCAGCCTGGATCGCGCGGTGACCACGGTTTTCGACGCGTTGCGCTACAGCGAGCCCGGTGACACGCTGATTCCCAAGCTCCCAGCGGCCCGGGTCACACAGATAGCCGAGACCCTGATCGACGGAAGGGACATCCCCGTGGTCCATATGGGCATCCGTCCGGGTGAAAAGGTGCACGAGATCCTCATCTCCGAGGAGGAGCGCCACCGAGCAAGCGATCGGAACGAATACTACGTCATCGAGCCCGTTCTGCCTGAACTCCGTCCGAAGTCCGTCCGACCCCCCGCCCTGCGCGCCGAATATTCCTCCCAAGACGTGACTCTGGACGGGAACGGGCTGCGCGCGCTTCTGGCCCCTTACCTGCCGCCCCGAAAGGCCTTCGGCCTGGTCGCATGA
- the wecB gene encoding UDP-N-acetylglucosamine 2-epimerase (non-hydrolyzing), with protein sequence MRIMTVFGTRPEIIRLSLIIQRLDALCEQTLVHTGQNFDPNLSDVFFRELGLRQPDVHLDVQTGDFADQVGQILSRVGKSMTQVNPDRVLILGDTNSGLAAIVAARLGIPVFHLEAGNRCYDDRVPEEINRRIIDHSSSILMPYTHRSKENLLREGIDRDRIFVVGNPIYEVLQTYGDRAQPDIVLKRLGLNRGGYFLVTLHRAENVNDASRLANMLDGLRRLHESWEAPIVVSLHPHTADRMSRYGLQTDSNGIRLLKPLGFLDFVGLERNSRCVLTDSGTVQEECCILGIPNVTLRDVTERPETIECGSNILTGSDPDAIVRATSVALRSPAAWPVPSEYTTPQASFTVAKIVLGYHRAAQVSGAPASFEPPSSEAFGSCASSSS encoded by the coding sequence ATGAGAATCATGACCGTTTTCGGGACGCGTCCCGAAATCATCCGTCTAAGTCTCATTATCCAACGCCTGGACGCTCTGTGCGAGCAAACCCTGGTGCACACCGGGCAGAACTTCGATCCGAACCTGAGCGACGTCTTTTTCCGCGAGCTCGGCCTGCGGCAGCCCGACGTCCATCTCGACGTGCAGACCGGTGATTTCGCCGATCAAGTCGGCCAGATCCTCAGTCGAGTGGGGAAGAGCATGACGCAGGTCAATCCGGATCGCGTGCTGATACTCGGCGACACGAACAGCGGTCTTGCAGCCATCGTCGCCGCCCGGCTAGGAATTCCCGTCTTTCACTTGGAAGCCGGCAACCGATGCTACGACGACCGGGTGCCCGAGGAAATCAATCGTCGCATCATCGACCACTCGAGCAGCATCCTCATGCCCTACACCCATCGCAGCAAGGAAAATCTCCTGCGGGAGGGCATCGATCGCGACCGCATTTTCGTGGTCGGCAACCCCATCTATGAGGTGCTCCAGACCTACGGAGACAGGGCTCAGCCTGACATCGTCCTCAAGCGGCTCGGATTGAACCGGGGCGGCTACTTCTTGGTCACGCTCCACCGCGCGGAGAACGTGAATGACGCGTCCCGCCTGGCGAACATGCTCGACGGGCTGCGCCGGCTTCATGAAAGTTGGGAGGCACCGATCGTCGTCAGCTTGCATCCTCATACGGCCGACCGAATGAGTCGGTACGGATTGCAAACGGATTCGAACGGCATCCGACTGCTCAAGCCGCTCGGCTTCCTCGATTTCGTCGGACTGGAACGCAACAGCAGGTGCGTGCTCACCGACAGCGGCACCGTACAGGAAGAATGCTGCATCCTCGGAATACCCAACGTCACCCTCCGGGACGTCACCGAGAGGCCGGAAACCATCGAGTGTGGGAGCAACATTCTGACCGGCTCAGACCCGGACGCCATCGTCCGAGCGACGTCGGTGGCGCTCCGCTCGCCGGCCGCTTGGCCCGTTCCGTCCGAATATACCACCCCCCAAGCCTCATTCACCGTTGCCAAGATTGTTCTGGGCTACCACCGGGCGGCGCAGGTCTCCGGCGCCCCGGCCTCGTTCGAGCCTCCGAGCAGTGAAGCGTTCGGCTCATGCGCATCGTCTTCCTCCTAG
- a CDS encoding TIGR04372 family glycosyltransferase has product MSRFPLGSIRRGYQAFKAAQPPSLLWRIRRACWRCGLWPPMRPLYLAVGLVGRLGFSAVRWFVDLRIGKIPSGRIGPFATVTELFLRRKASGKEWNRGRYVFVTREPSNRQLLAMIKRKLPVVESPFLVQVYEAMRHDPLLSPFRSWNGWVDHFRPFDSWLHEFHGSVPQLSFTAEEERRGRETLANMGAAPDVPFVCVHARDKAYLDKIHPYKSRAEWSYHDYRDCDLSHFFPAAKFLTGKGHQAIRVGYVVEGSLPPGQEHVFDYANRGRTDFGDIYLAAKCRFFLGSESGIICISYIFNVPTVKTNVVPLRFVPVGSKDLFVPKKLWSIMEKRFLTFREMVRLGADNWQYTQDYVKAGVEVVQNTPEEILAVVQEMIDRLDGAWRTTEQEEDLRRSFRAIFPAGHPCRDHPARIGTTFLRENAELLR; this is encoded by the coding sequence ATGAGCCGATTTCCGCTCGGGAGCATCCGCAGGGGATATCAGGCGTTCAAGGCGGCTCAACCGCCGTCCCTTCTGTGGAGGATTCGCAGGGCTTGCTGGCGCTGTGGCCTCTGGCCCCCCATGCGCCCGCTGTACTTGGCGGTGGGCCTGGTGGGCCGACTGGGGTTCAGCGCGGTACGATGGTTCGTGGACTTGAGAATCGGCAAAATCCCTTCGGGCAGGATCGGCCCCTTCGCAACGGTGACGGAGCTCTTCCTAAGAAGGAAAGCTTCGGGAAAGGAATGGAACAGGGGCCGCTACGTCTTCGTGACCCGTGAGCCTTCCAACCGCCAGTTGTTGGCCATGATCAAGCGAAAGCTGCCTGTCGTGGAGAGCCCCTTCCTCGTTCAAGTGTACGAGGCGATGCGACACGATCCGCTGCTTTCCCCGTTCCGATCATGGAACGGCTGGGTTGATCATTTCAGGCCTTTTGACAGTTGGTTGCACGAGTTCCACGGGTCCGTCCCCCAGCTTTCGTTCACCGCGGAGGAAGAAAGACGAGGGAGAGAGACGCTGGCGAACATGGGAGCGGCTCCCGATGTCCCCTTTGTCTGTGTCCACGCTCGCGACAAGGCGTACCTGGACAAGATCCATCCGTACAAGTCTCGCGCGGAGTGGAGCTACCACGACTACCGAGACTGTGACTTGAGCCACTTCTTTCCTGCGGCGAAGTTTCTGACGGGGAAAGGGCATCAGGCGATTCGGGTCGGCTACGTGGTCGAAGGTTCCCTGCCGCCGGGCCAAGAGCATGTTTTCGACTACGCCAACCGCGGGCGGACCGATTTCGGAGATATCTACCTCGCCGCCAAATGCCGGTTTTTCCTGGGCAGTGAGTCGGGTATCATCTGCATCTCCTACATTTTCAATGTGCCCACCGTCAAGACGAACGTGGTTCCCTTGCGATTCGTACCGGTGGGTTCGAAGGACCTGTTCGTTCCGAAGAAACTTTGGTCCATCATGGAAAAGCGGTTTCTGACCTTTCGAGAGATGGTGCGTCTGGGCGCCGATAACTGGCAGTACACCCAAGACTACGTCAAGGCAGGGGTCGAGGTGGTCCAGAATACCCCGGAGGAGATCTTGGCCGTGGTTCAAGAGATGATCGACCGACTGGACGGCGCCTGGAGAACCACCGAACAGGAGGAAGATCTCCGCAGGTCCTTCCGCGCGATCTTCCCGGCCGGTCATCCCTGTCGGGATCACCCCGCGCGAATCGGCACGACCTTTCTCAGAGAAAATGCGGAGTTGCTTCGGTGA
- a CDS encoding HAD family hydrolase — protein sequence MKRAVFFDRDGVLIEPVFRRGRPSAPLTLEEFVLVAGAKEEVARIRRAGFLALVVTNQPELARGELDPEILHQMHRRLEKELSVDGIYVCPHEPSQGCVCHKPRPGLLHQAARCWDLDCRRSFLIGDRWRDIGAGRSAGCTTVLIERDYSGALGADRHVPDLSAAVDHILRVADLSPPVKAGAGGRPAAGVPFPSRSESTP from the coding sequence ATGAAAAGAGCGGTGTTCTTTGACCGGGACGGGGTGCTGATTGAGCCCGTTTTTCGGCGGGGCCGGCCTTCCGCCCCGTTGACGCTGGAAGAGTTTGTTCTGGTGGCCGGCGCGAAGGAAGAAGTGGCCCGAATCCGGCGAGCGGGATTTCTCGCCCTGGTGGTCACGAACCAGCCGGAACTCGCAAGAGGCGAGCTGGACCCGGAAATTCTCCATCAGATGCACCGCCGACTGGAAAAGGAGTTGTCCGTTGACGGTATCTATGTGTGCCCGCATGAACCGTCGCAGGGATGTGTCTGTCACAAGCCCCGACCGGGTCTTCTCCATCAGGCTGCGCGCTGCTGGGATCTTGATTGCCGCCGGTCTTTCCTCATCGGCGATCGATGGAGAGATATCGGCGCGGGGCGTTCGGCCGGTTGCACTACAGTTCTCATCGAGCGGGACTATAGCGGCGCCCTTGGGGCGGATCGTCATGTTCCGGACCTCTCCGCGGCGGTCGACCACATCTTGAGAGTAGCCGACTTGTCGCCCCCGGTGAAAGCAGGAGCGGGTGGCCGCCCTGCGGCGGGAGTCCCGTTTCCCTCTCGATCCGAGAGCACACCATGA
- a CDS encoding SDR family oxidoreductase, with the protein MSDRRHIVIAGASSGIGAALARSLAADGHVLYLCARRVNRLEEVVRGLPGTTAFVCDVSREPQVKTLAEEIRKHTAWVDALINCAGGFGAIGPAISVESEEWTRTFEVNLFGTFFMIKHTVPLMVRERSPRIINFSGGGAFHPFPNYSAYAASKAAVIRLTENVAAELAPRGIAVNAVAPGFVATEIHERTLRAGRERAGPQYDETEKKLREGSVPMQVPVECVRYLLSEQARGLTGKTISARHDPWASPEFSTLIPEINKSEIYSMRRLDLSSLPDENVRRRLNLLNGRS; encoded by the coding sequence GTGTCTGATCGCCGTCACATCGTGATCGCCGGCGCAAGTTCCGGAATTGGCGCGGCGCTTGCCCGGTCGCTGGCCGCCGACGGCCACGTCCTCTACCTGTGCGCGCGGCGGGTGAATCGGTTGGAGGAGGTCGTCCGGGGCCTCCCCGGTACCACGGCTTTTGTCTGTGACGTCTCGCGCGAGCCGCAGGTCAAGACCCTCGCGGAGGAGATCCGAAAACACACGGCCTGGGTGGACGCGCTGATCAATTGCGCGGGCGGGTTCGGGGCCATCGGCCCGGCGATTTCGGTGGAATCGGAGGAGTGGACGAGAACATTTGAAGTCAATCTCTTCGGGACCTTCTTCATGATCAAACACACGGTTCCTCTCATGGTTCGGGAGAGATCGCCGCGGATCATCAACTTCTCCGGGGGGGGGGCCTTCCATCCCTTCCCCAACTACAGCGCCTACGCGGCCTCGAAAGCGGCCGTCATCCGCCTGACGGAGAACGTGGCGGCGGAGCTGGCGCCCAGGGGCATCGCCGTCAATGCCGTGGCCCCGGGATTCGTGGCCACGGAAATTCACGAACGCACTTTGCGGGCAGGGCGGGAGCGGGCCGGCCCGCAGTACGACGAAACGGAAAAGAAACTGCGTGAGGGGTCGGTTCCGATGCAGGTTCCGGTTGAATGCGTCCGGTACCTTCTATCGGAACAGGCGCGGGGATTGACGGGAAAAACCATCAGCGCGCGTCATGACCCCTGGGCCAGTCCGGAGTTTTCGACTCTGATTCCGGAAATCAACAAGTCGGAGATCTACTCCATGCGACGACTCGATCTCTCCAGCCTGCCTGATGAGAATGTGCGCCGGCGGCTCAACCTCCTGAACGGTCGTTCCTGA